From Candidatus Omnitrophota bacterium, one genomic window encodes:
- a CDS encoding ABC transporter ATP-binding protein, with amino-acid sequence MNRTERVIYYLKKYYLLSVSIFLFVVFGSFLEMFNIGLLFPILQGVIGSNSIFSGIPLLSGLDSIFKGWARTDILSLLLLVYIISFGAKHVAFYFGNVAISKQRFLITRDLQLDLFDKLMRSGMKFYDSTKTGYIVNSLYNETTRIGNFINCALRIFAMAARLIVNVMILFFISWQWTVAALLVFAVVRIPLGMTVKSIRALGASVNRAIADFNFTVLEIINGIRVIRIFSDGDRERRRFKEIADKCYEYNYSILKKSELLLPITQVAFLGVFLTLFLLFIRVARLDLVKVIPYLVAYLYVSKNVLTDLGSFQDRRAEAAGYLGSFDSYENFNKAMEVTFERPGMQRFEALKEGIRFNNVRFGYSDEKDILKGISLVIPKGKMTAIVGSSGIGKTTMINLVLGFYEITEGRIEVDGSDLRDIDLYSWRTRIGLVSQDVFIFNASARENIAFGRRDASDEEVRKAARIAEIDRYLESLPEGYDTILGERGVKLSGGQRQRISIARAIMQNPEILIFDEATSHLDSETERQIQNAIDKLAKNRTVILIAHRFSTIQGSDNIVVLDNGNVVEGGSHAELMSKNGVYRRLYETQFNASK; translated from the coding sequence ATGAATAGGACAGAACGGGTCATATATTATCTTAAAAAATACTACCTCCTTTCCGTCTCTATATTCTTATTCGTAGTCTTTGGCTCGTTCCTTGAGATGTTTAATATCGGATTGCTATTCCCGATACTCCAGGGTGTGATAGGAAGCAATTCGATCTTTTCCGGTATACCTTTATTGAGCGGGTTGGATAGCATCTTCAAGGGCTGGGCGAGGACCGATATCTTATCGCTTCTCCTCCTCGTATATATTATCTCTTTCGGGGCGAAACACGTGGCCTTTTATTTCGGGAACGTCGCGATCAGTAAGCAGCGCTTTCTGATCACCAGGGACCTGCAGCTGGATCTTTTCGATAAATTGATGCGTTCGGGGATGAAGTTCTACGATTCAACGAAAACGGGCTATATCGTCAATAGCCTTTATAATGAGACGACTAGGATAGGTAATTTTATAAACTGCGCACTTCGTATTTTCGCGATGGCCGCCAGACTGATTGTTAATGTCATGATACTATTTTTCATATCATGGCAATGGACCGTAGCCGCCCTTTTAGTATTCGCGGTGGTCAGGATCCCCCTGGGCATGACCGTCAAATCGATAAGGGCGCTGGGCGCATCCGTGAACAGGGCCATAGCCGATTTTAACTTCACCGTCCTTGAGATCATAAACGGGATACGTGTCATTCGCATATTCTCGGACGGCGATCGTGAGCGGAGAAGATTTAAGGAGATCGCGGATAAGTGCTACGAATATAATTACTCCATCCTGAAAAAGTCGGAATTATTATTGCCGATTACGCAGGTTGCGTTCTTGGGAGTGTTTCTGACGCTCTTCCTTCTGTTTATAAGGGTCGCACGGCTGGATCTCGTGAAGGTGATACCCTATCTTGTAGCTTACCTTTACGTATCGAAAAATGTATTGACGGATCTCGGCAGTTTTCAGGACCGCAGGGCCGAGGCAGCCGGTTATCTGGGCTCGTTCGATTCCTATGAAAATTTCAACAAGGCAATGGAGGTGACTTTTGAAAGGCCGGGGATGCAACGCTTTGAGGCTCTTAAGGAAGGTATAAGGTTCAATAATGTACGTTTCGGGTATTCGGACGAAAAGGATATACTGAAAGGGATTTCGCTCGTAATTCCTAAAGGCAAGATGACTGCGATAGTCGGCTCTTCAGGTATTGGCAAGACGACGATGATCAATCTAGTTTTAGGATTTTATGAGATCACCGAAGGCAGGATAGAGGTTGACGGATCGGATCTCAGGGATATCGACCTCTATTCATGGAGGACCAGGATCGGCCTGGTTTCGCAGGACGTATTCATATTCAATGCGTCTGCAAGAGAAAATATAGCTTTCGGTCGCCGCGATGCATCGGATGAAGAGGTGAGGAAGGCCGCCCGGATCGCGGAGATCGACAGGTATCTGGAAAGCCTTCCTGAGGGATATGATACGATACTCGGAGAACGCGGGGTAAAGCTTTCTGGAGGCCAGAGACAGAGGATATCGATAGCGAGAGCTATCATGCAGAACCCCGAGATACTGATCTTCGATGAGGCGACGAGCCATCTCGATAGTGAGACCGAAAGGCAGATACAGAACGCGATAGATAAGCTTGCCAAGAACAGGACGGTCATTCTTATAGCGCATAGATTCTCTACAATACAAGGCTCCGATAACATTGTGGTGCTTGACAACGGCAATGTCGTCGAGGGTGGGAGCCACGCGGAGCTTATGTCGAAGAACGGGGTTTACAGAAGATTGTATGAAACTCAGTTTAACGCATCTAAGTAA
- a CDS encoding radical SAM protein produces MNILLINVPSRRGPGGLMLPLGLLYAASIIERAGHRAKILDPHIDDLELTVMDSGDFSGIFKAIDDFKPSVIGYGGIATSFGRTKKISLAVKERFNSIIQIAGGPLASVSGLLLNKTAIGVVFHGETEASLPVFLDKIAYGKLLEGVPGISYRNGDKVLKNQDAEQVAYLDTIPFPAYHLVDLKRYFDSTTDLFKAYSGMIAENPLYAEIKERVGEGRSYVSIVTARGCTHRCSFCYRHMRGIRQHSTDYVIRHMKYLKDMYGVDGFLIADELFNSKPEWVREFCDALEREKLEVFYTIAGARVDRVNASLLRRLKETGCIKIEYGQESGSDRILSEYRKGITRRQNKEVTLLTTRDIGLFSVVQIVIGSPSETHATILETIEFLKEIGAHYYSLNYLMPLPGTPVWGRVEDSGLIKDVEKYLDMVAEYGGQPIVNLTSAHDNEWRRWADLIRKETRLDHYSRRNSKYYPLYALIQNVRSAIAPYLPMGVKRMLSKLVRT; encoded by the coding sequence ATGAATATACTGCTCATAAATGTACCATCGAGAAGGGGTCCGGGAGGGTTGATGCTGCCGCTGGGTCTTCTCTATGCAGCCTCGATCATCGAGCGTGCTGGACACCGGGCGAAGATATTGGACCCTCATATCGATGATCTTGAGCTCACGGTTATGGATAGCGGCGATTTTAGCGGCATATTCAAAGCAATCGATGATTTTAAGCCGTCAGTTATAGGGTACGGAGGTATCGCAACCTCTTTCGGGAGGACCAAGAAGATATCTCTTGCCGTTAAGGAAAGGTTTAATAGTATAATACAGATAGCCGGCGGGCCGCTTGCATCCGTTTCAGGACTTTTGCTCAATAAGACAGCTATCGGCGTAGTGTTTCATGGCGAGACCGAAGCGAGCTTGCCGGTATTTTTGGATAAGATCGCATACGGGAAGCTGTTAGAAGGCGTGCCGGGTATCTCATACAGGAACGGCGATAAGGTTTTAAAGAATCAGGATGCGGAGCAGGTCGCATATCTTGACACGATACCGTTCCCGGCATACCACCTCGTGGACCTGAAGAGATACTTTGATTCTACCACCGACCTCTTTAAGGCGTACAGCGGCATGATAGCCGAGAATCCGCTTTATGCCGAGATCAAAGAGCGCGTGGGAGAAGGCAGGTCCTATGTGTCTATCGTGACCGCGAGGGGATGCACCCACAGATGCAGTTTCTGTTACAGGCACATGCGCGGCATCAGGCAGCACAGCACAGACTATGTCATCAGGCACATGAAATACCTAAAAGACATGTATGGTGTTGACGGTTTCCTGATAGCGGATGAGCTGTTCAATTCGAAGCCCGAATGGGTCCGCGAATTCTGCGACGCCCTTGAGAGAGAAAAACTGGAAGTGTTTTACACGATAGCCGGCGCGCGGGTCGATAGGGTGAACGCCAGCCTGCTGAGGCGGCTGAAGGAAACGGGCTGCATAAAGATCGAGTACGGACAGGAATCCGGATCGGATCGGATACTGTCGGAATACCGGAAAGGGATAACGCGCCGGCAAAATAAAGAAGTCACGTTGCTGACAACGAGAGATATAGGCCTATTCAGCGTCGTACAGATTGTGATAGGCTCTCCATCGGAGACGCACGCAACCATCTTAGAGACGATAGAATTTCTGAAAGAGATAGGCGCCCATTACTATTCGCTCAATTATCTGATGCCTCTGCCGGGGACGCCTGTATGGGGACGCGTCGAAGATTCCGGGTTGATTAAGGATGTTGAGAAGTATCTCGATATGGTAGCTGAATACGGCGGGCAGCCTATCGTCAACCTCACCTCCGCGCATGATAATGAATGGCGCCGCTGGGCCGATCTGATCCGGAAAGAGACGAGGCTTGACCATTACTCAAGACGGAACTCTAAATATTATCCGTTGTATGCGTTGATACAAAATGTCAGGAGCGCGATAGCGCCGTATCTTCCGATGGGCGTGAAGAGGATGCTGTCGAAGCTGGTGAGGACTTAA
- a CDS encoding radical SAM protein: MKVELIYPDVSSFHGLPYHPGLASIGAVLKANGHEVRINYIDSVKKIGSVLDGIKARKPAVVGFTAVETQFPYVRDLARRIKSAYPCLVVCGGVFTTLFPEVVIEEASPLDAVIMGEGEFSLLDLVSKLEKGDEWRSVPNLAYRDSVSGGIVKNQLAPLMADLDALPFPATELFPYQDIIDRQNVALFHFNRGCPYRCTFCSNEALGKVYGMATNRMRYRTVESVMREITSTLTKYRIQNDKLLCFQDDLFLSDKRWITEFCAIYEKTIRRPFWCTARSNHINDDVCASLKRAGCKTLMMSVESGNDYIRNEVMKRNISREVLVKSFETCHRHGINTMVSCIIGLPFETAEMIDDSIKTMAGLPSISTYGINIFYPYKGTVLRSVCEEKGFMPAGIPDKHGFEERKDSILDLPALSKEKIGYYHDNWVRLIMKEKGGKDRIKYYIWTLMDAVWKSWFGTAVKSAFNNKVGRRLKQYVVKIVWNRY; the protein is encoded by the coding sequence ATGAAGGTTGAGTTGATATATCCGGATGTGTCATCGTTTCACGGCCTGCCGTATCATCCGGGCCTTGCGTCGATAGGCGCCGTGCTCAAGGCGAACGGGCATGAAGTCAGGATAAATTACATAGATAGCGTAAAGAAGATCGGAAGTGTTCTTGATGGTATAAAGGCGCGCAAGCCTGCAGTGGTCGGATTCACCGCTGTCGAGACCCAGTTTCCTTATGTAAGGGATCTCGCGCGGCGCATTAAGAGCGCCTATCCGTGTCTGGTCGTATGCGGCGGCGTCTTTACCACCTTATTCCCTGAAGTGGTGATCGAAGAAGCGAGCCCGCTCGATGCTGTCATTATGGGTGAAGGCGAGTTCTCGCTTTTAGATCTCGTCTCGAAACTGGAAAAGGGTGATGAGTGGCGCAGTGTGCCAAACCTCGCGTACAGGGACTCGGTCTCAGGCGGGATAGTGAAGAATCAGCTCGCGCCGCTTATGGCCGATCTCGACGCCTTGCCATTTCCGGCGACCGAGCTCTTCCCGTATCAGGATATCATCGACCGGCAGAACGTAGCCCTGTTCCATTTTAACAGAGGGTGTCCGTATCGTTGCACATTCTGTTCGAATGAGGCGCTCGGAAAAGTATACGGCATGGCGACGAACCGCATGCGCTACAGGACCGTTGAAAGCGTGATGCGCGAGATAACGTCTACCCTGACAAAATACAGGATACAGAACGATAAGCTTCTATGTTTCCAGGATGACCTTTTCCTGTCCGACAAACGGTGGATCACGGAATTCTGTGCTATTTATGAGAAGACCATCAGAAGACCTTTCTGGTGTACGGCCCGCTCCAATCACATCAATGATGACGTTTGTGCGTCATTGAAGCGAGCGGGCTGCAAGACGCTTATGATGAGCGTTGAGTCGGGCAATGATTACATCCGGAACGAAGTGATGAAACGGAATATATCTAGAGAGGTGCTTGTGAAGTCTTTCGAGACCTGCCACAGGCACGGAATCAATACTATGGTGTCATGCATAATAGGCCTTCCCTTTGAAACTGCGGAGATGATAGATGATTCTATAAAGACTATGGCAGGTCTTCCGTCGATATCCACATACGGCATAAATATATTCTATCCTTATAAGGGTACGGTCCTCAGGTCTGTATGCGAGGAAAAAGGTTTCATGCCTGCCGGCATACCCGATAAACATGGTTTCGAAGAGAGGAAGGATTCGATCCTTGACTTGCCGGCTCTCTCCAAGGAAAAGATCGGGTACTATCATGATAACTGGGTTCGACTTATAATGAAAGAGAAGGGCGGTAAGGATAGGATTAAATACTATATATGGACTTTGATGGATGCAGTGTGGAAGAGTTGGTTCGGCACCGCCGT